A section of the Pseudomonas sp. Q1-7 genome encodes:
- a CDS encoding PA3496 family putative envelope integrity protein encodes MSTAKDDIELEEDFVSEDSEDSEAPAETAKTNLTKRRIIDNYLEERRLQKQLSDYDFDL; translated from the coding sequence ATGAGCACAGCCAAAGACGACATCGAGCTCGAAGAAGATTTCGTTTCCGAAGACAGCGAAGATTCGGAAGCCCCGGCAGAAACCGCCAAAACCAACCTGACCAAGCGCCGCATCATCGACAACTACCTCGAAGAGCGGCGCCTGCAGAAGCAGCTTTCCGATTACGACTTCGACCTGTAG
- the nth gene encoding endonuclease III — translation MNAAKRYEIFRRLHDDDPNPTTELAYSTPFELLIAVILSAQATDVGVNKATARLYPVANTPEAIYALGVEGLSEYIKTIGLYNSKAKNVIETCRILIEQHGSQVPDNREDLEALPGVGRKTANVVLNTAFRQPTMAVDTHIFRVSNRTGIAPGKNVLEVEKKLLKFVPKEFLLDAHHWLILHGRYVCVARKPRCGACRIEDLCEYKAKTSDD, via the coding sequence ATGAACGCCGCCAAACGCTACGAAATCTTCCGCCGCCTCCACGACGACGATCCCAACCCCACCACCGAACTGGCCTACAGCACGCCGTTCGAGCTGCTGATCGCGGTCATCCTTTCCGCCCAGGCCACCGACGTCGGCGTGAACAAGGCCACGGCCAGGCTGTACCCGGTGGCCAACACCCCGGAGGCCATCTACGCCCTGGGCGTGGAGGGGTTGTCGGAGTACATCAAGACCATCGGCCTCTACAACAGCAAGGCGAAGAACGTCATCGAGACCTGCCGCATCCTCATCGAGCAGCACGGCAGCCAGGTGCCGGACAACCGCGAGGACCTCGAAGCCCTGCCCGGCGTCGGCCGCAAGACCGCCAACGTGGTGCTCAACACCGCCTTCCGCCAGCCCACCATGGCGGTGGACACGCACATTTTCCGGGTCAGCAACCGCACCGGCATCGCCCCCGGCAAGAACGTGCTGGAGGTGGAAAAGAAGCTGCTGAAATTCGTACCAAAAGAATTCCTGCTGGACGCCCACCACTGGCTGATCCTGCACGGCCGGTACGTTTGCGTGGCGCGCAAGCCGCGCTGCGGCGCCTGCCGTATCGAGGATCTTTGCGAGTACAAGGCGAAGACGTCTGACGATTGA
- a CDS encoding Rnf-Nqr domain containing protein, producing the protein MKASHLGLIGLALLIGATDLLVKGLGLALVGLPLLGLLGLVLPLLDRHLTGTAHGLGALLLSVLLVSIASLLLQAGAFELHRAFGPYLYLLLVPCLQLSQGERSDALDGLRLGLAFALLALLLGALREALGHASLFAHFDWLLGPPALGWRVQFGADGIPLFALAPGAFILLGTLLALWRHLTKKTADSR; encoded by the coding sequence ATGAAAGCCAGCCACCTCGGCCTGATCGGCCTGGCCCTGCTGATCGGCGCCACCGACCTGCTGGTGAAGGGCCTGGGGCTGGCCCTGGTCGGCCTGCCCCTGCTCGGCCTCCTGGGGCTGGTCCTGCCGCTGCTCGATCGTCACCTGACCGGCACCGCCCACGGGCTCGGCGCACTGCTGCTGTCCGTCCTGCTGGTGAGTATCGCCAGCCTGCTGCTGCAAGCCGGCGCGTTCGAACTGCACCGGGCCTTCGGCCCCTACCTCTACCTGCTGCTGGTGCCCTGCCTGCAGCTGAGCCAAGGGGAACGCTCGGACGCGCTCGACGGCCTGCGCCTGGGCCTCGCCTTCGCCCTGCTGGCATTACTCCTGGGCGCCCTGCGGGAAGCCCTCGGGCATGCCAGCCTGTTCGCCCATTTCGACTGGTTGCTGGGTCCGCCCGCGCTGGGCTGGCGGGTGCAGTTCGGCGCCGATGGCATCCCCCTGTTCGCCCTGGCGCCCGGAGCCTTTATCCTGCTGGGAACGCTACTGGCGCTCTGGCGCCACCTGACCAAGAAGACCGCTGATTCCCGATGA
- a CDS encoding RnfABCDGE type electron transport complex subunit G, whose translation MNGRDIRVLVLLAGAGLAVLIAVSQLLAGRIDAERQAADERALLDLLPAGSYDNRPLARPIALPASELLGSPPPNQAWLATREGVPVAVLLPVVAKGYEGPIHLLLAIRPDGRLLASKVLDHRETAGIGDRIEPARSPWLQTFDGVSLAGRPEAQWQVKADNGQFDQIAGATITSRAVVSAIQRALQFFDGQRRLLLGEATP comes from the coding sequence GTGAATGGCCGCGACATCCGGGTGCTGGTCCTGCTGGCGGGCGCCGGGCTGGCCGTGCTGATCGCCGTCAGCCAACTGCTCGCCGGGCGGATCGACGCCGAACGCCAGGCCGCCGACGAACGCGCCCTGCTCGACCTGCTGCCCGCCGGCAGCTACGACAACCGCCCCCTGGCCCGGCCGATCGCCCTGCCCGCCAGCGAGCTGCTGGGCAGCCCGCCGCCCAACCAGGCCTGGCTGGCCACCCGCGAAGGCGTCCCGGTGGCGGTGCTGCTGCCGGTCGTCGCCAAGGGCTACGAAGGGCCGATCCACCTGCTGCTGGCGATCCGTCCGGACGGCCGCCTGCTGGCCAGCAAGGTGCTCGACCACCGCGAAACAGCGGGTATCGGCGACCGCATCGAGCCGGCCCGCAGTCCCTGGCTGCAAACCTTCGATGGCGTTTCCCTGGCCGGGCGCCCGGAAGCGCAATGGCAGGTGAAAGCCGACAACGGCCAGTTCGACCAGATCGCCGGCGCCACCATCACCTCCCGCGCCGTGGTCAGCGCCATCCAGCGCGCGCTGCAATTCTTCGACGGCCAGCGCCGACTGCTGCTCGGGGAGGCCACGCCATGA
- a CDS encoding RnfABCDGE type electron transport complex subunit D produces MTTRPAFDPRPSMQLVLLACLPGLLALFWQYGWGSLLQLLVALPVALACEALVRRLRRQPVATQAALFNRPLLGEGSALVSATLLALALPPYSPWWLTACACAFALLFGKALFGGFGQNPLNPAMLGYALVLVAFPVQLSQWPTPGQQPGLGEALQQVLGVGGGLVDGWSQATALDSLKHNDRLTVDELFAGHAAFGGVGGHGAEWVNLAFLLGGLFLLQRKVIRWHAPAGLLASLFVISLLCWNGSGSDSNGSPLFHLLSGATMLGAFFIATEPVSGAASDRGRLYFGIGAGLLVYVIRTWGGYADGMAFAILLMNLLTPSLDRLTARSRETPA; encoded by the coding sequence ATGACCACCCGCCCGGCCTTCGACCCCCGCCCCAGCATGCAACTGGTGCTGCTGGCCTGCCTGCCGGGCCTGCTGGCACTGTTCTGGCAGTACGGCTGGGGCAGTCTGCTGCAACTGCTGGTGGCCCTCCCGGTCGCCCTGGCCTGCGAGGCACTGGTTCGCCGCTTGCGCCGGCAGCCCGTCGCGACGCAAGCCGCGTTGTTCAACCGCCCCCTGCTGGGCGAAGGCAGCGCCCTGGTCAGCGCCACCTTGCTGGCCCTGGCCCTGCCGCCCTATTCGCCCTGGTGGCTGACCGCCTGCGCCTGCGCCTTCGCCCTGCTGTTCGGCAAGGCACTGTTCGGCGGCTTCGGGCAGAACCCCCTCAATCCGGCCATGCTCGGCTACGCCCTGGTACTGGTGGCCTTCCCCGTCCAGCTCAGCCAGTGGCCCACGCCCGGCCAGCAGCCCGGCCTGGGCGAAGCCCTGCAGCAGGTCCTGGGTGTCGGCGGCGGTCTGGTGGATGGCTGGAGCCAGGCCACCGCCCTGGACAGCCTCAAGCACAACGACCGCCTGACCGTCGATGAACTCTTCGCCGGTCACGCCGCCTTCGGCGGCGTCGGGGGGCACGGCGCGGAGTGGGTCAACCTGGCGTTCCTCCTGGGCGGCCTGTTCCTGCTGCAACGCAAGGTGATTCGCTGGCACGCGCCCGCCGGACTGCTGGCCAGCCTCTTCGTCATCAGCCTGCTGTGCTGGAACGGCAGCGGCTCCGATTCCAACGGCTCGCCGCTGTTCCACCTGCTCAGCGGCGCCACCATGCTCGGCGCCTTCTTCATCGCCACCGAACCGGTGTCCGGCGCCGCCAGCGACCGTGGCCGCCTGTACTTCGGTATCGGCGCCGGGCTGTTGGTCTATGTGATCCGCACCTGGGGCGGCTATGCCGACGGCATGGCCTTCGCCATCCTGTTGATGAACCTGCTGACGCCGTCCCTGGACCGGCTGACGGCGCGCAGCCGGGAGACGCCCGCGTGA
- the rsxB gene encoding electron transport complex subunit RsxB — MTQAALIRSIDALLPQTQCGKCGHPGCKPYAEGIAQGEPINKCPPGGTATILALADLLKVPPLPLDAPNGPVPPQIAFIREAECIGCTKCIQACPVDAIVGAAKQMHTVITDECTGCELCVVPCPVDCIDILPLAEPAAGAQRQRADQFRERFEFRNARLAREETRRQAEREARVARIAQAGQTAAAPQDAVQAAIERVKAQKAAAPSLSDQQKRLKIEAAMAQVALKKAEAQLEVYGTSDLQTQVAELRLANDKAQAALKAALEAPAPQVDETALKQAKIAAAMSRAQLSKAEKAFGEAPTDAQLAQLAELRAAEEQAQQRLEALQGSPLAPVASDGQARLKQAKIALASRRAELKGAEARGAIDAELVALRRALADAEVALHAAEDASGKQPPDLQRIDKRPVDPAMRALKTELAYAQAELSKLERQADNDPAALAKARERLAKAERALAEHP; from the coding sequence ATGACCCAAGCAGCCCTGATCCGCAGCATCGACGCCCTGCTGCCCCAGACCCAGTGCGGCAAGTGCGGCCATCCCGGCTGCAAGCCCTACGCCGAAGGCATCGCCCAGGGCGAGCCGATCAACAAATGCCCGCCCGGCGGCACCGCCACCATCCTGGCCCTGGCCGACCTGTTGAAGGTCCCGCCGCTGCCCCTGGACGCCCCCAACGGCCCGGTGCCGCCGCAGATCGCATTCATTCGCGAAGCCGAGTGCATCGGCTGCACCAAGTGCATCCAGGCCTGCCCGGTGGACGCCATAGTCGGCGCCGCCAAGCAGATGCACACCGTCATCACGGATGAATGCACCGGCTGCGAACTCTGCGTGGTGCCCTGCCCGGTGGACTGCATCGATATCCTGCCGCTCGCCGAGCCGGCCGCCGGCGCCCAGCGCCAACGCGCCGACCAGTTCCGCGAGCGCTTCGAATTCCGCAATGCCCGCCTCGCCCGCGAAGAGACACGCCGCCAGGCCGAGCGTGAGGCCCGTGTCGCCCGCATCGCCCAGGCCGGGCAAACCGCCGCCGCGCCGCAGGATGCCGTCCAGGCCGCCATCGAACGGGTCAAGGCGCAGAAGGCCGCCGCCCCCAGCCTCAGCGATCAGCAGAAGCGCCTGAAGATCGAGGCCGCCATGGCCCAGGTGGCGCTGAAGAAGGCCGAAGCCCAGCTGGAGGTCTACGGCACCTCCGACCTCCAAACCCAGGTCGCCGAGCTGCGCCTGGCCAACGACAAGGCCCAGGCCGCCCTCAAGGCGGCCCTGGAAGCCCCGGCGCCGCAGGTGGATGAAACCGCCCTCAAGCAGGCGAAAATCGCCGCCGCCATGAGCCGCGCCCAACTGAGCAAGGCCGAGAAGGCCTTTGGCGAAGCCCCGACCGACGCACAACTGGCCCAACTGGCCGAGCTGCGCGCCGCCGAGGAGCAGGCCCAGCAGCGTCTGGAAGCCCTTCAGGGCAGCCCGCTCGCGCCCGTCGCCAGCGACGGCCAGGCCCGCCTCAAGCAGGCCAAGATCGCCCTCGCCAGCCGCCGCGCCGAACTGAAGGGCGCCGAAGCCCGTGGCGCCATCGACGCGGAACTGGTCGCGCTGCGCCGGGCCCTGGCCGACGCCGAGGTCGCCCTGCACGCGGCCGAGGACGCCTCCGGCAAGCAACCACCCGACCTGCAACGCATCGACAAGCGCCCGGTGGACCCGGCCATGCGCGCCCTGAAGACCGAACTGGCCTACGCCCAAGCCGAACTCAGCAAGCTTGAACGGCAGGCCGACAACGACCCGGCCGCCCTGGCCAAGGCCCGCGAACGCCTGGCCAAGGCCGAACGGGCCCTCGCCGAACATCCCTGA
- a CDS encoding Rnf-Nqr domain containing protein, translated as MTDLLFALLGAALASNLVLGLPLGADALRQPRSRALALAGGVLLAAAAPLAWLFDQFFLAPLNLGPLRLFLFLPLLAALAWLVTRLLARWRPALAVDSFLLLGNGAALGAMLLAPAGSLLQALGLGLGGGFGFWLALRLFDDLLTQVEQADVPAPFRGTPMLLICAGLMGLAFLGFNGFGTP; from the coding sequence ATGACCGACCTTCTCTTCGCCCTGCTCGGCGCGGCCCTGGCCAGTAACCTGGTCCTCGGCCTGCCCCTGGGCGCCGACGCCCTGCGCCAGCCGCGCAGCCGGGCGCTGGCCCTGGCGGGCGGCGTGCTCCTGGCGGCCGCGGCCCCCCTCGCCTGGCTGTTCGACCAATTCTTCCTCGCCCCCCTGAACCTCGGCCCGTTGCGCCTGTTCCTCTTCCTGCCGCTGCTGGCGGCCCTGGCCTGGCTGGTGACGCGCCTGCTGGCACGCTGGCGCCCGGCCCTGGCGGTGGACAGCTTCCTGCTGCTGGGCAACGGCGCGGCCCTCGGCGCCATGCTCCTGGCCCCGGCCGGAAGCCTGCTCCAGGCACTGGGGCTGGGGCTGGGGGGTGGATTTGGTTTCTGGCTCGCGTTGCGCCTGTTCGACGACCTGCTGACGCAGGTCGAACAGGCCGACGTCCCCGCACCTTTCCGAGGCACGCCCATGCTGCTCATCTGCGCAGGACTCATGGGCCTGGCTTTTCTCGGCTTCAACGGATTCGGCACTCCATGA
- the metG gene encoding methionine--tRNA ligase, with product MTEPRKILVTSALPYANGSIHLGHMVEYIQTDIWVRFQKMRGNQAVYVCADDAHGSAIMLRAEKEGITSEQLIDNVRAEHTADFAAFLVDFDNYHSTHSEENRALSSSIYTKLRDAGHIATRPVTQYFDPDKEMFLADRFIKGTCPKCAAEDQYGDNCEVCGATYSPNELKNPKSAISGATPVLKESLHYFFKLPDFDAMLKEWTRSGALQESVANKIAEWLDAGLQEWDISRDAPYFGFEIPDAPGKYFYVWLDAPIGYMASFQNLCARRPELDFDAFWNKDSKAELYHFIGKDIVNFHALFWPAMLEGAGYRKPTALNVHGYLTVNGQKMSKSRGTFIKARTYLDHLSPEYLRYYYASKLSRSVDDLDLNLEDFVQKVNSDLVGKVVNIASRCAGFIHKGNAGKLVAENAAPELFDEFAAAAPSITEAYENRDFARAMREIMALADRANAYIADKAPWALAKQEGKQAEVQAVCAAGINLFRQLVIFLKPVLPKLAADAEAFLNVAPLTWDNHKTLLAEHQLNPFNPLMTRIEPAKVEAMVAASKEDLAAASAPKGNGELEKDPLAAEITFDTFAAVDLRIALIEKAEFVEGADKLLRLTLDIGDAKRNVFSGIKSAYPDPSKLEGRLTLYVANLAARKMKFGISEGMVLAAGPGGEEIYLLSPDSGAKPGQRVK from the coding sequence ATGACCGAGCCCCGCAAAATCCTCGTGACAAGCGCCCTTCCCTATGCCAACGGGTCCATTCACCTCGGGCATATGGTCGAGTACATCCAGACCGACATCTGGGTACGCTTCCAGAAGATGCGCGGCAACCAGGCCGTCTACGTCTGCGCCGACGACGCCCACGGCTCGGCCATCATGCTGCGCGCCGAGAAGGAGGGCATCACCTCCGAGCAGTTGATCGACAACGTCCGCGCCGAGCACACCGCCGACTTCGCCGCCTTCCTGGTGGACTTCGACAACTACCACTCGACCCACTCGGAAGAAAACCGCGCGCTGTCCAGCAGCATCTACACCAAGCTGCGCGACGCCGGCCACATCGCCACCCGCCCGGTCACCCAGTACTTCGACCCGGACAAGGAAATGTTCCTGGCCGACCGTTTCATCAAGGGCACCTGCCCCAAATGTGCGGCCGAAGACCAGTACGGCGACAACTGTGAAGTGTGCGGCGCCACCTATTCCCCCAACGAACTGAAAAACCCCAAGTCGGCCATTTCCGGCGCCACCCCGGTGCTCAAGGAGTCGCTGCACTATTTCTTCAAGCTGCCGGACTTCGACGCCATGCTGAAGGAGTGGACCCGCAGCGGCGCGCTGCAGGAGTCGGTGGCCAACAAGATCGCCGAGTGGCTCGACGCCGGCCTGCAGGAGTGGGACATCAGCCGTGACGCGCCCTACTTCGGCTTCGAAATTCCCGACGCCCCCGGCAAGTACTTCTACGTCTGGCTGGACGCGCCCATCGGCTACATGGCCAGCTTCCAGAACCTCTGCGCGCGCCGTCCCGAGCTGGATTTCGACGCTTTCTGGAACAAGGACTCCAAGGCCGAGCTGTACCACTTCATCGGCAAGGACATCGTCAACTTCCACGCCCTGTTCTGGCCCGCCATGCTCGAAGGCGCCGGCTACCGCAAGCCGACCGCGCTCAACGTGCACGGCTACCTGACCGTGAACGGCCAGAAGATGTCCAAGTCCCGCGGCACCTTCATCAAGGCGCGCACCTACCTGGATCACCTGAGCCCGGAATACCTGCGCTACTACTACGCCTCCAAGCTGAGCCGCAGCGTCGACGACCTCGACCTGAACCTCGAGGACTTCGTGCAGAAGGTCAATTCCGACCTGGTGGGCAAGGTGGTGAACATCGCCAGCCGTTGCGCCGGCTTCATCCACAAGGGCAACGCCGGCAAGCTGGTGGCCGAGAACGCCGCCCCGGAACTGTTCGACGAATTCGCCGCGGCCGCACCGAGCATCACCGAAGCCTACGAAAACCGTGACTTCGCCCGTGCCATGCGCGAAATCATGGCGCTCGCCGACCGTGCCAACGCCTACATCGCCGACAAGGCGCCCTGGGCCCTGGCCAAGCAGGAAGGCAAGCAGGCCGAGGTGCAGGCGGTGTGCGCCGCCGGTATCAACCTGTTCCGCCAGTTGGTGATCTTCCTCAAGCCGGTGCTGCCGAAGCTGGCCGCGGACGCCGAGGCCTTCCTCAACGTCGCGCCGCTGACCTGGGACAACCACAAGACCCTGCTCGCCGAGCATCAGTTGAACCCCTTCAACCCGCTGATGACCCGTATCGAGCCGGCGAAGGTCGAAGCCATGGTCGCCGCCTCCAAGGAAGATCTGGCCGCCGCGTCGGCGCCCAAGGGCAATGGCGAGCTGGAGAAAGACCCGCTGGCGGCGGAAATCACCTTCGACACCTTCGCCGCCGTCGACCTGCGCATCGCCCTGATCGAGAAGGCCGAGTTCGTCGAGGGCGCCGACAAGCTGCTGCGCCTGACCCTGGACATCGGCGACGCCAAGCGCAACGTCTTCTCCGGCATCAAGAGCGCCTACCCGGACCCGAGCAAGCTGGAAGGCCGCCTCACCCTGTACGTCGCCAACCTGGCGGCGCGCAAGATGAAGTTCGGCATCTCCGAAGGCATGGTCCTGGCGGCCGGCCCCGGCGGCGAGGAAATCTACCTGCTCAGCCCCGACAGCGGCGCCAAGCCGGGTCAGCGGGTCAAGTAA
- the apbC gene encoding iron-sulfur cluster carrier protein ApbC: MSTLSRAQVEATLRQFTDPHLNQDPVSAGCLREVDIQGGNVRVRLELGYAAGLFKGGWAQMLKMALENLDGVDGADVQVDCVIEAHKAQEQVPALANVKNIIAVASGKGGVGKSTTAANLALALSREGARVGILDADIYGPSQGIMFGVAEGTRPKVRDQKFFVPVESHGVQVMSMAFLTDDNTPVVWRGPMVSGALIQLITQTAWEDLDYLVVDMPPGTGDIQLTLAQKVPVSGSVIVTTPQDLALLDAKKGVEMFRKVNIPVLGVVENMAVHICSNCGHAEHLFGEGGGEKLAAQYGVELLASLPLSMAIRLQSDGGKPTAIADPESQIAMIYQQMARCVGARIAQSDQAATAMPAISISDD; encoded by the coding sequence ATGAGCACTCTTTCCCGCGCCCAGGTCGAAGCCACCCTGCGCCAGTTCACCGATCCCCACCTGAACCAGGACCCGGTCAGCGCCGGCTGCCTGCGCGAAGTCGATATCCAGGGCGGCAATGTCCGCGTGCGCCTGGAGCTGGGTTACGCTGCCGGGCTGTTCAAGGGCGGCTGGGCACAAATGCTGAAGATGGCCCTGGAGAACCTGGACGGCGTGGACGGCGCCGATGTCCAGGTGGATTGCGTGATCGAAGCGCACAAGGCCCAGGAGCAGGTGCCGGCGCTGGCCAACGTGAAAAACATCATCGCCGTGGCCTCCGGCAAGGGCGGCGTGGGCAAATCCACCACCGCCGCCAACCTGGCCCTGGCGCTGTCCCGCGAGGGCGCGCGCGTCGGCATTCTCGACGCCGATATCTATGGCCCCAGCCAGGGCATCATGTTCGGCGTTGCCGAGGGCACCCGGCCCAAGGTGCGCGACCAGAAGTTCTTCGTGCCCGTCGAGTCCCATGGCGTGCAGGTGATGTCCATGGCCTTCCTCACCGATGACAACACTCCGGTGGTGTGGCGCGGCCCCATGGTCTCCGGCGCGCTGATCCAGCTGATCACCCAGACCGCCTGGGAGGACCTGGACTACCTGGTGGTGGACATGCCGCCGGGCACCGGTGACATCCAACTGACCCTGGCGCAGAAGGTCCCGGTGAGCGGCAGCGTGATCGTCACCACGCCGCAGGACCTGGCGCTGCTGGACGCGAAGAAGGGCGTGGAGATGTTCCGCAAGGTGAACATTCCCGTGCTCGGCGTGGTGGAGAACATGGCGGTGCACATCTGCTCCAACTGCGGCCACGCCGAGCACCTGTTCGGTGAGGGCGGAGGCGAGAAGCTGGCGGCCCAGTACGGCGTGGAGCTGCTGGCCTCGCTGCCGCTGTCCATGGCCATTCGCCTGCAGTCCGACGGCGGCAAGCCCACCGCCATCGCCGATCCGGAAAGCCAGATCGCCATGATCTACCAGCAGATGGCCCGTTGCGTCGGCGCGCGCATCGCGCAATCCGATCAGGCCGCCACCGCCATGCCCGCGATCAGCATCAGCGACGACTGA
- a CDS encoding glycine-rich domain-containing protein — MIVMLWIVALTLVGLAVLYLKRQRTRKREAFIRRFSVPEHLLAKLRTRHPQLSQADCQLVAGGLRQFFLAYLNSGHGYVSMPSQVVDDLWHEFILHTRAYQAFCKLAFGRFLHHTPAAALGGQRQSDAGLRRCWWFSCREERIDPRAPSRVPLLFALDSQLGIAGGFAYVADCSGLPRPARDSGGVVHCGSDLSSGCSGGDSGSTDFGDSGGDGGGGCGGGGD; from the coding sequence ATGATCGTGATGCTATGGATCGTCGCCCTGACACTGGTCGGACTGGCCGTGCTGTACCTGAAGCGGCAGCGCACCCGCAAACGCGAAGCCTTCATCCGCCGGTTCAGCGTTCCCGAGCACCTGCTCGCCAAACTGAGGACCCGTCATCCGCAATTGAGCCAGGCGGATTGCCAGCTCGTCGCGGGCGGTCTGCGGCAGTTTTTCCTCGCCTACCTGAACAGCGGCCACGGCTATGTCTCCATGCCGTCCCAGGTTGTCGACGACCTCTGGCACGAGTTCATCCTGCACACCCGTGCCTACCAGGCCTTCTGCAAACTGGCCTTTGGCCGCTTCCTCCACCACACCCCCGCCGCAGCCCTGGGCGGCCAGCGACAGAGCGACGCCGGCCTGCGTCGCTGCTGGTGGTTCAGCTGCCGCGAAGAGCGCATCGATCCCCGCGCGCCCAGCCGCGTGCCGCTGCTGTTCGCCCTGGACAGCCAGTTGGGAATCGCCGGCGGATTCGCCTATGTCGCCGACTGCAGCGGCCTGCCGCGCCCGGCCAGGGACTCGGGCGGGGTGGTGCACTGCGGCAGCGACCTTTCCAGCGGTTGCTCGGGAGGCGACTCCGGCTCTACGGACTTCGGAGACAGCGGTGGAGATGGTGGCGGGGGCTGTGGCGGCGGGGGCGACTGA
- the dcd gene encoding dCTP deaminase, translated as MSIKSDKWIRRMAQEHGMIEPFVERQVRGAGDSRVISYGVSSYGYDVRCADEFKVFTNIHSAVVDPKNFDEKSFVDIKSDVCIIPPNSFALARTVEYFRIPRDVLTICLGKSTYARCGIIVNVTPLEPEWEGHVTLEFSNTTNLPAKIYANEGVAQMLFLQSDEACEVSYKDRGGKYQGQTGVTLPKA; from the coding sequence ATGAGCATCAAATCGGACAAGTGGATTCGCCGCATGGCCCAGGAGCACGGCATGATCGAGCCTTTCGTCGAGCGCCAGGTGCGCGGCGCGGGCGACAGCCGGGTGATTTCCTACGGGGTGTCCAGCTACGGCTACGATGTGCGCTGCGCCGACGAATTCAAGGTGTTCACCAATATCCATTCGGCCGTGGTGGACCCGAAGAACTTCGACGAGAAGAGCTTCGTCGACATCAAGAGCGATGTCTGCATCATCCCGCCGAACTCCTTCGCCCTGGCCCGCACCGTGGAGTACTTCCGCATTCCGCGCGACGTGCTGACTATCTGCCTGGGCAAGAGCACCTACGCGCGCTGCGGCATCATCGTCAACGTGACCCCGCTGGAGCCCGAATGGGAAGGCCACGTGACCCTGGAGTTCTCCAACACCACCAACCTGCCGGCGAAGATCTACGCCAACGAAGGCGTGGCGCAGATGCTCTTCCTGCAATCGGACGAGGCCTGCGAAGTGTCCTACAAGGACCGCGGCGGCAAGTACCAGGGCCAGACCGGAGTGACCCTGCCCAAGGCCTGA
- the nadE gene encoding ammonia-dependent NAD(+) synthetase, which translates to MSNRQQEIAKALDVVPPFADEAALVAEVERRKAFIKDCLRKSGLKVLVLGISGGVDSTTAGRLAQLSVEELRAETGDAGYRFIAVRLPYNVQHDEADAQVAMNFIRADEEETVNIAGSVLGLAEQVAHLNNLSDARRDFVTGNVKARIRMVAQFAIANANNGLVIGTDHAAEAVMGFFTKFGDGACDLAPLSGLVKHQVRAIARYLGAPESAVHKVPTADLEELRPGKPDEEAHGVTYVEIDAFLHGQEVSPEAYATIVRTYDNTQHKRILPLVP; encoded by the coding sequence ATGAGCAATCGCCAGCAAGAAATCGCCAAGGCCCTGGACGTCGTTCCGCCCTTCGCCGACGAAGCCGCCCTGGTGGCCGAAGTCGAACGCCGCAAGGCCTTCATCAAGGACTGCCTGCGCAAGTCCGGCCTCAAAGTCCTGGTGCTCGGCATCAGTGGCGGCGTCGACTCCACCACCGCCGGCCGCCTGGCCCAGCTCTCGGTGGAAGAGTTGCGCGCCGAGACCGGCGACGCCGGCTACCGCTTCATCGCCGTGCGCCTGCCCTACAACGTCCAGCACGATGAGGCGGATGCCCAGGTGGCGATGAACTTCATCCGCGCCGACGAAGAAGAAACGGTGAATATCGCCGGCAGCGTGCTCGGCCTGGCCGAGCAGGTGGCTCACCTGAACAACCTCAGCGACGCCCGCCGCGACTTCGTCACCGGCAACGTCAAGGCACGTATCCGCATGGTCGCCCAGTTCGCCATCGCCAACGCCAACAACGGCCTGGTGATCGGCACCGACCACGCCGCCGAGGCGGTGATGGGCTTCTTCACCAAGTTCGGCGATGGCGCCTGCGACCTCGCCCCGCTCTCCGGCCTGGTGAAGCACCAGGTGCGTGCCATCGCCCGCTACCTGGGAGCGCCGGAAAGCGCCGTGCACAAAGTGCCTACCGCCGACCTGGAAGAACTGCGCCCGGGCAAGCCGGACGAGGAAGCCCACGGCGTCACCTACGTGGAAATCGACGCCTTCCTGCATGGCCAGGAAGTCAGCCCCGAAGCCTACGCCACCATCGTACGCACCTACGACAACACCCAGCACAAGCGCATCCTGCCGCTGGTGCCCTGA